The following are encoded in a window of bacterium SCSIO 12643 genomic DNA:
- a CDS encoding Crp/Fnr family transcriptional regulator, translating to MDNIRKYFEKFIDLEDHIWKLFVERLEPVTLSKNEVILAKGQVENYVSIIETGAIRFLIPNEESDLDTIFGFGFNGHFFSAYDSFIRKTPAEYQLETLVDTKIWRISHHDLNELFDQTSEGNSIGRQIAEQFFIGKQKRELSLLTQSAEERYNNLFTHQPQLIKEIPLKYIASYIGITPQALSRIRARISQGIAVD from the coding sequence ATGGATAATATTCGAAAATATTTTGAAAAGTTCATCGATCTGGAAGATCATATTTGGAAGTTGTTTGTGGAACGATTAGAACCTGTGACCCTGTCAAAAAATGAAGTGATATTGGCGAAAGGTCAGGTGGAAAACTATGTTTCTATTATTGAAACCGGAGCTATAAGATTTTTAATTCCTAATGAAGAATCGGATTTAGATACAATCTTTGGTTTTGGCTTTAACGGACATTTTTTTAGCGCCTATGATTCTTTTATCAGAAAAACACCTGCCGAATATCAACTCGAAACTTTGGTGGATACCAAAATATGGAGAATCTCTCATCATGATTTAAATGAATTGTTTGATCAAACCAGTGAGGGGAATAGTATTGGCCGACAGATTGCAGAACAATTTTTTATAGGAAAACAAAAGCGAGAGTTAAGTTTACTTACCCAATCCGCAGAAGAGCGTTACAATAACTTGTTTACCCATCAACCCCAATTGATTAAAGAAATTCCTTTAAAATATATTGCTTCCTATATTGGGATTACGCCTCAGGCATTAAGTCGAATTCGCGCCAGAATCAGCCAGGGCATAGCGGTAGATTAA
- a CDS encoding succinate dehydrogenase cytochrome b subunit yields the protein MSPLKGFFSSSVARKFWMAITGFFLVTFLIVHLTINLFLFVGPELFNEASHFMATNPLIQIMQYVLAAGFLVHIVMGIKLTRQNAAARPVKYAYENASVSSTWASRNMIITGLLVLVFLVLHLRDFFYELKFTDHVSDDYVLVTSLFSIWYYAVFYVLAFIGLGIHLNHGFQSAFQSVGWKNSKWKGLLQTLGTVYSAVIAIGFSAIAIYFFLNPVQ from the coding sequence ATGAGTCCTCTTAAAGGTTTTTTTAGTTCGTCAGTTGCACGAAAGTTTTGGATGGCAATTACCGGTTTCTTTCTGGTAACATTTTTGATTGTCCATCTTACCATTAATCTGTTTTTGTTTGTTGGTCCAGAGTTGTTTAACGAAGCTTCTCACTTTATGGCAACAAACCCTTTAATCCAAATCATGCAGTATGTATTGGCTGCTGGCTTTTTGGTACACATTGTAATGGGGATCAAATTGACAAGACAAAATGCTGCTGCCAGACCAGTTAAATATGCTTATGAAAATGCTTCGGTAAGTTCTACATGGGCTTCACGTAATATGATTATTACAGGTCTTTTGGTATTGGTGTTTTTAGTGTTGCATTTACGTGACTTCTTTTATGAGTTGAAGTTTACAGATCACGTATCTGATGACTATGTGCTGGTAACTAGTTTATTTAGTATTTGGTATTACGCAGTATTTTATGTTTTAGCATTTATTGGTTTAGGAATCCACTTAAATCATGGATTTCAATCTGCATTCCAATCCGTAGGTTGGAAAAACAGCAAATGGAAAGGTTTATTACAAACTTTAGGTACCGTATATAGCGCAGTGATTGCCATTGGTTTTTCTGCGATAGCTATTTATTTTTTCTTAAATCCAGTTCAATAA
- a CDS encoding fumarate reductase/succinate dehydrogenase flavoprotein subunit: MSKLDSKIPEGPIKDKWTNHKNHINVVNPANKRLIDVIVVGTGLAGGAASASLAEMGYNVKAFAYQDSPRRAHSIAAQGGINAAKNYQNDGDSDYRLFYDTVKGGDYRAREANVYRLAEVSGSIIDQCVAQGVPFARDYGGLLDNRSFGGVLVSRTFYAKGQTGQQLLLGAYSAMNRQIAKGKIAMYNRHEMLDVVVVDGKARGIIARDLITGKLERHSAHAVVIASGGYGNVFFLSTNAMGSNATAAWKIHKKGAYFANPCYTQIHPTCIPRSGDHQSKLTLMSESLRNDGRIWVPKHMKDVEAIRKGTKKPTDLSEDERDYYLERRYPAFGNLVPRDVASRAAKERCDAGYGVNATGEAVYLDFASAIIRYGKEKAHVTGLHNPTQEKIIELGKAVIESKYGNLFQMYEKIVDENPYETPMMIYPAVHYTMGGIWVDYNLQTTIPGCYAAGEANFSDHGANRLGASALMQGLADGYFVLPYTIGDYLAAEIRTGEIPTDLPEFVAAEKDVRDRIQTLMNIKGTKSVDHFHKRLGKVMWDKVGMARNEKGLKEAMDEIKQIREEFWKDVKIPGSAEAMNTELEKAGRVADFLELGELFAVDALHRNESCGGHFREESQTEEGEALRNDKDFAYVAAWEYTGNPREAKLHKEELTFNDIELKQRSYK, from the coding sequence ATGTCAAAGTTAGATTCAAAGATTCCGGAAGGTCCAATTAAAGATAAATGGACCAATCATAAGAACCATATTAATGTGGTGAATCCAGCTAATAAACGATTAATTGATGTCATCGTTGTTGGAACTGGATTAGCTGGAGGTGCAGCTTCTGCATCATTGGCTGAAATGGGATACAATGTAAAAGCATTTGCTTATCAGGATTCTCCAAGACGTGCGCACTCCATTGCAGCACAAGGAGGTATCAACGCAGCAAAAAATTATCAAAATGATGGTGATTCGGATTACCGTCTGTTTTATGATACAGTAAAAGGTGGTGATTACCGTGCACGTGAAGCAAACGTTTATCGTTTAGCAGAGGTATCAGGTTCAATTATCGACCAATGTGTGGCTCAAGGTGTTCCTTTTGCACGTGATTATGGTGGTTTGTTAGATAACCGTTCATTTGGAGGGGTATTGGTTTCTCGTACATTTTATGCGAAAGGACAAACCGGTCAGCAATTATTGTTAGGTGCTTACTCTGCAATGAATCGTCAAATTGCAAAAGGTAAAATCGCGATGTACAACCGTCACGAAATGTTAGATGTGGTAGTTGTAGATGGGAAGGCCAGAGGAATTATTGCGCGTGATTTGATCACAGGTAAATTAGAACGTCATTCTGCGCATGCAGTTGTTATCGCTTCAGGTGGATATGGGAACGTATTCTTCTTATCAACAAATGCGATGGGTTCTAATGCAACTGCGGCATGGAAGATTCATAAAAAAGGAGCGTACTTTGCAAATCCTTGTTATACACAGATTCACCCAACTTGTATTCCACGAAGTGGAGACCATCAGTCCAAATTGACATTGATGTCTGAGTCTTTACGTAACGATGGTAGAATTTGGGTACCTAAGCATATGAAAGATGTGGAGGCAATCCGTAAAGGAACGAAGAAACCAACGGATCTTTCAGAAGACGAAAGAGATTATTATCTGGAAAGAAGATATCCTGCATTTGGTAACCTGGTTCCTCGTGATGTGGCATCAAGAGCAGCAAAAGAGCGTTGTGATGCAGGTTATGGTGTAAATGCTACAGGAGAGGCGGTTTATTTGGACTTTGCTTCAGCAATTATACGTTACGGAAAAGAAAAAGCTCATGTAACCGGATTACACAATCCAACCCAAGAAAAGATTATCGAATTGGGTAAGGCTGTGATTGAATCTAAGTACGGAAACTTATTCCAGATGTATGAGAAGATTGTGGATGAGAATCCATACGAGACTCCAATGATGATTTATCCAGCAGTACACTATACAATGGGTGGAATTTGGGTGGACTACAATCTTCAAACAACAATTCCGGGATGTTATGCGGCTGGAGAAGCAAACTTCTCTGATCACGGAGCAAATAGACTTGGAGCATCTGCATTGATGCAAGGATTGGCTGATGGATATTTCGTATTGCCATATACAATTGGAGATTATTTAGCAGCTGAAATTCGTACCGGTGAGATTCCAACGGATTTGCCAGAATTCGTAGCAGCTGAAAAAGATGTTCGCGATAGAATTCAAACTTTAATGAATATTAAAGGAACCAAATCTGTAGATCATTTCCACAAACGTTTAGGAAAAGTGATGTGGGATAAAGTTGGAATGGCGAGAAATGAAAAAGGCTTGAAAGAAGCGATGGATGAGATCAAACAAATCCGTGAAGAATTCTGGAAAGACGTGAAAATTCCTGGTTCTGCGGAAGCAATGAACACAGAATTAGAGAAAGCAGGTCGTGTAGCTGATTTCTTAGAATTAGGTGAGTTATTTGCAGTGGATGCATTACACAGAAATGAGTCATGTGGTGGTCATTTTAGAGAAGAATCTCAAACTGAAGAAGGTGAGGCATTGCGTAATGACAAAGACTTTGCGTATGTTGCAGCTTGGGAATACACTGGAAACCCAAGAGAAGCCAAACTTCATAAAGAAGAATTGACTTTCAATGATATAGAGTTAAAACAAAGAAGTTATAAATAA
- a CDS encoding succinate dehydrogenase/fumarate reductase iron-sulfur subunit, producing the protein MNLLLKIWRQQDANSKGKLVDYNVTGISPDSSFLEMLDVLNEQLVDKGEEPVVFDHDCREGICGMCSLFINGEAHGPDKGITTCQLHMRMFNDGDTIYIEPFRAAAMPVIKDLVVDRTGMDRIQQAGGYISVNTSGNTQDANALPIPKADADASFDAATCIGCGACIATCKNASAMLFLSAKVSQFALLPQGKVEAADRVKNMVRVMDEEGFGNCTNTGACEVECPKGISLDNIARMNREYLSAALAD; encoded by the coding sequence ATGAACTTATTACTTAAGATTTGGCGTCAGCAAGATGCTAATTCTAAGGGGAAGTTAGTAGATTATAACGTTACTGGTATTTCACCTGATTCTTCTTTTCTAGAGATGTTAGACGTGTTAAACGAGCAATTGGTAGACAAAGGAGAAGAGCCTGTAGTATTTGACCATGATTGTCGTGAAGGGATTTGCGGGATGTGTTCGTTATTCATCAACGGTGAAGCACATGGTCCGGATAAAGGAATTACAACATGTCAGTTACACATGCGTATGTTCAATGATGGTGATACGATTTATATCGAGCCATTTAGAGCAGCTGCCATGCCAGTAATTAAGGATTTGGTTGTAGATCGTACCGGAATGGATAGAATTCAACAGGCAGGTGGATACATTTCTGTAAACACTTCTGGGAATACGCAAGATGCGAATGCACTTCCAATTCCAAAAGCAGATGCAGATGCTTCATTTGATGCGGCTACCTGTATTGGTTGTGGCGCATGTATCGCTACTTGTAAGAATGCTTCAGCTATGCTATTCTTATCGGCTAAGGTTTCACAATTTGCTTTGTTACCACAAGGTAAAGTAGAAGCTGCAGATCGTGTGAAAAACATGGTGCGGGTTATGGATGAAGAAGGTTTTGGTAACTGTACCAATACCGGAGCATGCGAAGTAGAATGTCCAAAAGGAATTTCTTTAGATAATATCGCGAGAATGAATCGTGAGTATTTATCTGCCGCATTAGCGGATTAA
- a CDS encoding response regulator transcription factor — protein sequence MMNIIITEDLPQLALALRNKVELAPEFKVKHMAKNGKDLVTYLQKDHQVDVILMDINMPIMNGIDATRIVSERWPAIKIVMCTVFDDEYYLFDAIMAGASGYLLKEEPPAKIHKSIYEALEGGAPMSAEIAKKSLNLIRKGTPKKEKNIAEEYNLTTREHEILVALSKGLSYEQIASNLYISYGTVRKHVENCYRKLRVHSKVEAINKLNTSND from the coding sequence ATGATGAATATTATAATAACCGAAGATTTACCGCAATTGGCTTTGGCTTTGAGAAACAAGGTCGAGTTAGCTCCCGAGTTTAAAGTGAAGCACATGGCAAAGAATGGTAAAGATCTGGTGACTTATTTACAGAAAGATCATCAGGTTGATGTGATTCTAATGGATATTAATATGCCTATAATGAATGGTATTGATGCGACACGGATTGTATCCGAAAGGTGGCCGGCAATAAAAATTGTTATGTGTACTGTATTTGATGATGAGTACTATCTTTTCGATGCGATCATGGCAGGTGCCAGTGGCTATTTATTAAAAGAAGAGCCTCCGGCAAAAATCCATAAATCTATCTATGAAGCATTAGAAGGTGGTGCACCAATGAGTGCAGAAATTGCGAAAAAATCGTTGAACCTAATTCGAAAAGGAACTCCTAAGAAGGAAAAGAATATTGCTGAAGAATATAATTTAACAACTCGTGAGCACGAGATTTTGGTAGCTTTATCAAAAGGTTTGAGTTATGAGCAAATAGCTAGTAATTTGTATATTAGCTACGGTACTGTAAGAAAACATGTCGAAAACTGTTACCGAAAATTAAGAGTGCATTCTAAGGTAGAGGCCATTAATAAACTCAATACATCTAATGATTAG
- a CDS encoding tetratricopeptide repeat protein: MIRFIIFLLVLSPVYAVGSDEDAKRLDELEQLARTSYRTQIDSSIYYAREITTYDSNAYDTSYAFALNWLGICYMNKGLSDTANMWFEKAIDFARSRSIFDIVNKAYLNRSINYFGQGDYQKALDQSFNALESFHKTGDTIGEAHASYNIANAFNRLERYEEAKEYYHKAEKTYQNLNPKWSLANVYNALGTVHNFNEAYDSAIYYFNQSIDIKVAGGAEVYCASEYNNLASIYEIQGDVEKSKNYYIKSYQAAEYRGNYAVMGNSLHNLGLLYYNQKQNDSALFYMQKVVEILDVYDDEEEKMRMFLLYANIWSTVGQYDSAFYYLKTGSMLSDSIRGVEVQKEAVALHKKFQVAEKNEKLALQKVELLQQEKTQFYQYIAIASLLILVGFLLWTYIQKRKNDQLRLKASLNDERSRIAMDLHDHVGAELTVVTSNLDSRIYTSEYPVEKQNLEGVVAQVRKISEILRETVWSIRAESIMVKQLGERIRTFSERFSEESIKLEMHTNCSDRVLTPQIALTSYRVCQEAITNAFKYSKGTKISIKIELKSHQLIFSVEDDGIGFNVSESEERGFGLYNMQHRVEKTDGEFHLISEENKGTQIKWQFSV, encoded by the coding sequence ATGATTAGATTTATAATTTTCCTTTTGGTATTAAGTCCGGTATATGCCGTGGGATCTGATGAAGATGCTAAGCGATTGGATGAATTAGAACAACTGGCCCGAACATCATATCGTACTCAAATTGACTCTTCTATTTATTATGCGCGTGAGATTACGACATACGATTCGAATGCCTATGATACATCATATGCCTTTGCGTTGAATTGGTTGGGGATATGTTACATGAATAAAGGTTTATCTGATACTGCAAACATGTGGTTTGAAAAGGCCATTGATTTTGCCCGGAGCAGAAGCATTTTTGATATCGTAAATAAAGCATACCTGAATCGGAGTATCAATTACTTTGGTCAGGGAGATTATCAAAAAGCTTTAGATCAAAGTTTTAATGCTTTAGAAAGCTTTCACAAAACCGGAGACACCATTGGAGAAGCGCATGCGAGCTATAATATTGCCAATGCGTTTAATCGATTAGAACGATACGAAGAAGCAAAAGAGTACTATCATAAGGCGGAGAAAACCTATCAAAATTTAAATCCGAAATGGAGCCTGGCTAATGTGTACAATGCCTTGGGTACAGTTCATAATTTTAACGAGGCGTATGATTCCGCTATATATTATTTCAACCAAAGTATAGATATAAAAGTCGCTGGTGGAGCTGAAGTCTATTGTGCTTCGGAGTATAACAATTTAGCCAGCATCTATGAAATCCAGGGAGATGTAGAAAAATCAAAGAACTATTATATTAAATCGTATCAGGCCGCAGAGTATAGGGGAAATTATGCGGTGATGGGGAATAGTCTCCACAATCTGGGACTTCTGTATTACAACCAAAAACAAAATGATTCTGCATTATTCTATATGCAAAAGGTGGTTGAAATATTGGATGTTTATGATGATGAGGAAGAAAAGATGCGGATGTTTCTGTTGTATGCCAATATCTGGTCTACAGTAGGGCAATATGACAGTGCATTTTATTATCTCAAAACGGGTAGCATGCTTTCAGATAGTATTCGTGGAGTTGAGGTACAAAAAGAAGCTGTAGCATTACATAAGAAATTTCAAGTAGCCGAAAAAAATGAAAAGCTGGCGTTACAGAAAGTGGAATTATTACAACAAGAGAAAACCCAGTTTTATCAGTATATCGCCATTGCGAGTTTGTTAATATTAGTAGGCTTCCTTTTATGGACATATATTCAAAAAAGAAAGAATGATCAGTTGCGTTTAAAAGCCTCTTTAAATGATGAGAGAAGCCGTATTGCGATGGATTTGCATGACCATGTTGGGGCAGAGTTGACTGTTGTGACCTCAAATTTAGATAGCAGAATTTACACTTCTGAATATCCGGTAGAAAAGCAAAACTTGGAGGGAGTAGTCGCTCAGGTAAGAAAGATTAGTGAAATTCTTAGAGAAACAGTTTGGTCTATACGAGCGGAGTCTATTATGGTAAAGCAGTTGGGAGAAAGGATTAGAACATTTAGCGAAAGGTTTTCCGAGGAGTCTATAAAATTAGAAATGCATACAAATTGTTCTGACCGGGTGTTAACTCCTCAAATCGCGCTGACTTCATATCGCGTCTGTCAAGAGGCTATAACCAATGCATTCAAATACTCAAAGGGAACAAAAATCAGTATCAAAATAGAACTTAAATCTCATCAATTGATCTTTTCGGTGGAAGATGATGGCATTGGTTTTAATGTGTCTGAATCTGAAGAAAGAGGTTTTGGATTATATAATATGCAACACCGTGTAGAAAAGACAGATGGGGAGTTTCATTTAATCTCCGAAGAAAATAAAGGAACTCAAATTAAGTGGCAATTTTCGGTTTGA
- a CDS encoding phosphoglycerate kinase, which translates to MKTVNDIDFKGKKALIRVDFNVPLDENMNITDDTRIRAALPTIQHVLNSEGSVILMSHLGRPKNGPEEKFSLKHIVNHLSELLEREVKFASNCIGSATENLAENLNSGEVLLLENLRFYSEEKAGDVDFAKSLSVLGDIYVNDAFGTAHRAHASTAIIAQFFPTSKVFGLLMAKELDNVAQVMDDPKPPFTAIIGGAKVSSKISIIENLLDKIDNLLIGGGMAYTFIKAQGGDIGNSLVEDDYLDTALKVLEMADEKNVHVLLPEDSAVADAFGPDADRSECATKNIPEGWMGMDLGPDAIEHYKTCIEQSRTILWNGPMGVFEFDKFEEGTKQVAFSVVRATESDAYSLVGGGDSVAAVNKYDLKNHVSYVSTGGGALLELIEGKELPGVKAILD; encoded by the coding sequence ATGAAAACAGTAAATGATATTGATTTTAAAGGTAAAAAGGCTTTAATCCGTGTAGATTTCAATGTGCCTCTGGATGAGAACATGAATATTACGGATGACACGCGTATTCGTGCAGCATTGCCAACCATTCAGCATGTGCTTAACAGCGAAGGATCTGTAATCTTAATGTCTCACCTGGGACGTCCAAAAAATGGTCCTGAAGAAAAATTTTCTTTAAAGCATATTGTAAATCATTTATCTGAACTTCTGGAAAGAGAAGTGAAATTCGCATCTAACTGCATTGGTTCTGCAACTGAGAATTTAGCAGAAAATCTAAACTCTGGTGAGGTGTTGTTATTAGAAAATCTACGTTTTTATTCTGAAGAAAAAGCGGGTGATGTAGATTTTGCAAAGTCATTATCCGTTTTAGGTGATATTTATGTCAATGACGCATTTGGTACAGCGCATAGAGCACATGCTTCAACCGCAATTATTGCACAATTCTTCCCAACTTCTAAAGTTTTTGGTCTTTTAATGGCTAAAGAATTGGACAATGTCGCTCAGGTTATGGATGATCCAAAACCTCCATTTACAGCAATCATTGGTGGAGCTAAGGTTTCTTCAAAAATCAGCATTATTGAAAATCTTCTGGATAAGATTGATAACTTGCTTATCGGAGGTGGAATGGCTTATACATTCATTAAAGCACAAGGTGGTGATATAGGAAATTCTTTGGTAGAAGATGATTATCTGGATACTGCGTTGAAGGTTCTTGAAATGGCCGATGAGAAAAATGTACACGTTCTTTTACCGGAGGATTCTGCAGTAGCGGATGCTTTTGGTCCGGACGCGGATCGATCTGAATGTGCAACCAAAAACATTCCTGAAGGATGGATGGGTATGGATTTAGGTCCGGATGCTATTGAGCATTATAAAACTTGTATTGAGCAATCCAGAACTATTTTATGGAATGGTCCAATGGGTGTATTTGAATTCGATAAATTCGAAGAAGGAACCAAGCAAGTGGCATTTTCAGTAGTTCGCGCTACAGAAAGTGATGCTTATTCACTTGTAGGTGGGGGTGATTCTGTTGCTGCAGTAAACAAATATGATTTAAAAAATCATGTGAGTTACGTTTCTACGGGTGGTGGAGCATTATTAGAACTTATTGAAGGAAAAGAACTTCCGGGAGTAAAAGCGATCTTAGATTAG
- a CDS encoding DNA polymerase III subunit delta': MQFDDVIGHKELKSRLKEMIDAGRISHALMFTGNEGSGNLAMALAFGSYLLAKSSQDFNAAMTKCGKFVHPDFHYCYPINRTKKITGSKIMSKDFLSEWREALSKNPYMSSSEWLAHLGIANKQGLINVEQAREILKDLSLKPYESEFKIMLIWLPEKMNNATANKLLKILEEPPQKTVFLLVSQNPEQLMATIQSRVQMIHVKPIGQADLKEAIVRNFELGNDEAETISKISQGNYLEAQKLINDNEVRQFNQEMFIKWMRFLWQKEFLELMQWSEVISKLGRERLMLFFRYGLHVFRESLIMNYGSSDIQMTGGAEKGFITKFSPYVNQLNAIDMIELFEEAEYHISRNANPRILLMDVSLKMMKLVRKKVK, translated from the coding sequence ATGCAGTTTGATGACGTAATCGGACATAAAGAACTGAAATCTCGATTAAAAGAGATGATTGATGCAGGACGAATTAGTCATGCTTTGATGTTTACGGGAAATGAAGGTTCCGGTAATTTGGCAATGGCTTTGGCATTTGGTAGTTACTTATTAGCTAAAAGCAGTCAGGATTTCAATGCCGCTATGACCAAATGTGGGAAATTTGTACATCCTGATTTTCATTATTGTTATCCGATTAACCGAACCAAGAAGATTACTGGTTCAAAAATTATGTCCAAGGATTTTTTGTCTGAATGGCGTGAAGCGCTTTCAAAGAATCCTTATATGTCATCTAGCGAATGGTTGGCGCATTTGGGAATTGCGAATAAGCAAGGGCTGATTAATGTGGAGCAGGCACGAGAGATTCTAAAGGATTTAAGCTTAAAACCGTATGAGTCTGAGTTTAAAATCATGTTGATCTGGCTTCCTGAAAAAATGAATAATGCGACTGCGAATAAATTGCTAAAGATTCTGGAGGAACCTCCGCAAAAAACAGTGTTTTTATTGGTGAGTCAGAATCCTGAACAGCTGATGGCGACCATTCAGTCTCGTGTTCAGATGATCCATGTAAAACCCATTGGTCAAGCTGATTTAAAAGAAGCTATTGTTCGCAATTTTGAATTAGGTAACGATGAAGCCGAAACGATTTCCAAAATATCACAAGGGAATTACCTGGAAGCACAAAAACTGATTAATGATAATGAGGTACGCCAGTTTAATCAGGAGATGTTTATCAAGTGGATGCGGTTCTTATGGCAAAAGGAGTTTTTAGAGTTGATGCAATGGTCGGAAGTGATCTCAAAATTGGGCCGTGAAAGATTGATGTTGTTCTTTAGATATGGTTTGCACGTATTTAGAGAAAGTCTGATTATGAATTACGGTTCGTCCGATATCCAGATGACAGGAGGGGCAGAGAAAGGTTTTATTACAAAGTTTTCTCCGTATGTGAATCAGCTGAATGCCATTGATATGATTGAACTTTTTGAAGAAGCAGAATATCATATTTCGAGAAATGCCAATCCAAGGATATTGCTGATGGATGTATCCCTGAAGATGATGAAATTAGTACGTAAAAAAGTAAAATAA
- the dut gene encoding dUTP diphosphatase: protein MLNVKVINKSKHDLPEYATEAAAGLDLRANIDESIMLKPLERALVKTGVFMELPVGYEAQVRPRSGLAYKKGITVLNSPGTIDADYRGEVGVILVNLSNEPFEVVDGERIAQLVIAKHEQISWETVEVLGESDRGAGGFGSTGKK from the coding sequence ATGCTAAATGTAAAGGTGATTAATAAGTCGAAGCATGATTTACCGGAATATGCTACTGAAGCGGCAGCCGGATTAGATTTAAGAGCAAATATTGATGAGTCGATTATGTTAAAACCTTTGGAAAGAGCATTAGTGAAGACGGGTGTTTTTATGGAGTTACCTGTTGGATATGAAGCGCAGGTACGTCCAAGATCAGGGTTGGCATATAAAAAAGGAATTACGGTATTAAATTCACCGGGGACTATTGATGCAGATTACCGCGGAGAGGTTGGCGTTATTTTGGTAAACCTATCAAATGAACCATTTGAAGTAGTTGATGGGGAGCGTATTGCACAATTGGTGATTGCAAAACATGAGCAAATTTCCTGGGAGACCGTTGAAGTTTTGGGAGAGAGTGACCGTGGTGCAGGAGGTTTCGGAAGTACCGGAAAGAAATAG
- the rbfA gene encoding 30S ribosome-binding factor RbfA — protein MSTLRQEKVSELLRREFSTIIQRMEGDFLPGKMTTVTTVRISPDLSFAKVYVSIFPTDDLAEDVAALKSFAPQIRFELGKRVRHQLRIVPQFAFYGDDSLDYAEEIDQLLKE, from the coding sequence ATGAGTACTTTAAGACAAGAAAAGGTATCGGAGTTATTAAGACGTGAGTTTAGTACGATTATCCAACGAATGGAAGGAGATTTCTTACCTGGGAAGATGACCACGGTGACGACTGTTCGTATTAGCCCTGATTTAAGTTTTGCTAAGGTGTATGTGAGTATTTTCCCAACTGATGATTTGGCTGAGGATGTAGCAGCGCTAAAATCGTTTGCCCCTCAAATCCGTTTTGAATTGGGAAAGAGAGTGAGACACCAGTTGAGAATTGTTCCTCAATTTGCATTCTATGGAGATGACTCATTAGATTATGCGGAAGAGATTGATCAACTTTTGAAAGAGTAG